The Fulvivirga ligni genome window below encodes:
- a CDS encoding lytic transglycosylase domain-containing protein, whose protein sequence is MRLNLTAAFIFCASVAFAQDNNSYFDASIFDRTILVKKEDVSQDFDTSIDLSLFEEDSLNGFYFPESEYDFIPGEVNFDEIKDRLSCIENIIPLHYNERVHAFVNYFAVKDRAYTKMILQRRNVFFPLFEEYLKKHNMPEELKYLSVVESGLNPVAISRARAVGLWQFMPFTGRHMGLHQDWYLDERMDPEKSTEAACRYLKQLYNMFDDWELAIAAYNTGPGNVRKAIRRSGYKKTFWEIYPYLHRETRAYLPQFIAIAYIMNYAHEHNFLEDNLEYSMEVDTLNISNYLHFETFANQVNICLDDLQKLNPGLRRNVIPETAKNYPFKVPVDIKTEFETNMVAILDSASRVGKKELEYLARNTVGSTYGRDKVVYKVRYGDVLGKIAQRYNVRVSDIKKWNNLRSNTIRVGQRLAIWSRDGYSAPAPAQSAPVVVSSANGAKLYVVQPGDTLWDISRKFNNLTLAELKQLNQLKSNDIKPGQKLIVSK, encoded by the coding sequence TTGAGACTTAATTTAACGGCAGCTTTTATTTTTTGCGCATCTGTAGCGTTTGCCCAAGACAATAATTCCTATTTCGATGCTTCAATCTTTGACAGAACAATTCTGGTAAAAAAAGAAGATGTTAGTCAGGATTTCGATACATCAATAGATTTATCACTTTTTGAAGAAGACTCTTTAAACGGTTTTTACTTCCCTGAATCTGAATATGATTTTATTCCAGGTGAGGTAAACTTCGACGAAATCAAAGACAGACTTTCTTGCATTGAGAATATTATTCCTTTGCACTACAATGAGAGAGTACATGCCTTTGTTAACTATTTCGCAGTAAAAGACCGAGCTTATACTAAAATGATCCTTCAAAGGAGAAATGTATTTTTCCCTCTGTTTGAAGAATATCTAAAGAAACATAATATGCCTGAAGAGCTGAAATATCTTTCAGTGGTAGAATCAGGCTTAAATCCTGTGGCTATTTCAAGAGCCAGAGCAGTGGGTCTATGGCAGTTCATGCCTTTCACAGGTAGACACATGGGTCTACACCAGGATTGGTATCTTGACGAGAGAATGGATCCTGAAAAATCTACAGAGGCAGCTTGCAGATACTTAAAGCAGCTTTATAATATGTTTGATGACTGGGAACTAGCTATTGCAGCATATAATACTGGGCCTGGTAACGTGAGAAAAGCCATCAGAAGATCTGGTTATAAAAAGACATTTTGGGAAATCTACCCTTACTTACATAGAGAAACAAGAGCTTATTTACCTCAGTTTATAGCCATTGCCTACATCATGAATTATGCACATGAGCATAATTTCCTTGAAGATAATTTAGAGTATAGCATGGAGGTAGATACCTTGAACATTTCAAACTATCTACATTTCGAAACATTCGCGAATCAGGTAAACATCTGTTTGGATGATCTTCAAAAGCTGAACCCGGGATTGAGAAGAAATGTAATTCCTGAAACAGCTAAAAATTACCCATTCAAAGTTCCTGTTGATATTAAAACTGAATTTGAAACGAATATGGTAGCTATTTTGGATTCAGCATCCAGAGTAGGCAAAAAAGAACTGGAGTATCTTGCAAGAAACACCGTAGGAAGTACTTATGGTAGAGACAAGGTGGTATACAAGGTGAGGTATGGTGATGTTTTAGGAAAGATAGCCCAAAGATATAATGTAAGGGTTTCTGACATCAAAAAATGGAACAACCTTAGAAGTAACACCATTAGAGTAGGTCAAAGATTAGCCATATGGTCAAGAGATGGATACTCAGCTCCTGCCCCAGCTCAATCCGCTCCTGTGGTAGTGTCTTCAGCTAACGGTGCTAAACTATACGTAGTACAACCAGGAGATACTCTTTGGGACATATCTAGAAAATTCAATAACCTTACTCTCGCTGAGCTAAAGCAATTAAATCAGCTAAAATCTAACGATATCAAGCCAGGTCAAAAATTGATTGTTAGTAAATAG
- the gatA gene encoding Asp-tRNA(Asn)/Glu-tRNA(Gln) amidotransferase subunit GatA gives MKPYTSLNLIQEDLSSGALSCVQLVEYFLSNIEKKKHLNVFLEVYDEEAKAAAKLIDSKLKEGTAGPLAGLVVSIKDVLCHTDHGLQGSSHILDGFKSQFNGTAVQRLLDADAIIIGRTNCDEFAMGSSNENSAFGPVLNDIDNDRVPGGSSGGAAVSVQADMCMIALGSDTGGSVRQPAAFCGIVGLKPTYSRISRHGLMAYASSFDCVGILGKNISDVAITLETIAGKDEYDSTVSQTPVPQYSKKLKPADSYKIAYIRETLETEGINPEVKGKTLEAIEKLKNNGHEVEVVDFPLLDHLLATYYILTTAEASSNLSRYDGVKYGFRSPNTTDLESMYKKTRSEGFGHEVKTRIMLGTFVLSASYYDAYYTKAQKVRRMIRDETKKILSKYDFIVLPTTPTTAFKLGEHSEDPLEMYLADLFTVQSSVSGLPTISIPNGTDEGGLPIGLQIVSDDFQEDKILAFSEYLMNLN, from the coding sequence TTGAAACCATACACTTCTTTAAATCTTATTCAAGAAGATTTATCATCAGGTGCGCTCTCGTGTGTACAATTAGTAGAGTATTTTCTTTCAAATATTGAGAAGAAAAAGCACCTGAATGTATTTCTGGAAGTTTATGATGAAGAAGCAAAAGCAGCTGCCAAACTTATAGACTCTAAATTAAAAGAGGGTACTGCAGGTCCATTGGCAGGGTTGGTTGTTTCTATAAAGGATGTTTTATGCCATACAGATCACGGCTTACAAGGGTCAAGTCATATACTTGATGGTTTCAAATCTCAGTTTAACGGTACCGCTGTTCAAAGACTTTTAGATGCAGATGCCATAATCATAGGTAGAACTAACTGTGACGAATTCGCCATGGGTTCTTCCAATGAAAACTCTGCATTCGGCCCAGTATTGAATGATATTGACAACGACAGAGTTCCTGGAGGATCCTCAGGAGGTGCTGCCGTATCCGTTCAAGCGGATATGTGCATGATAGCATTAGGCTCTGACACAGGTGGTTCTGTAAGACAACCAGCAGCTTTCTGCGGTATTGTTGGCTTAAAACCTACCTATTCAAGAATATCCAGACACGGACTGATGGCATATGCCTCCTCGTTTGATTGTGTAGGTATTCTGGGTAAAAACATTTCAGACGTAGCTATCACCCTGGAAACTATTGCTGGTAAGGATGAATACGACAGCACAGTATCTCAAACGCCTGTTCCTCAATATTCAAAGAAGCTAAAGCCAGCTGACAGTTATAAGATTGCCTATATAAGAGAAACTCTAGAAACGGAGGGTATAAATCCTGAAGTAAAAGGTAAAACTCTTGAGGCTATAGAAAAACTTAAAAACAATGGCCATGAAGTTGAAGTGGTGGATTTCCCACTACTTGATCATTTATTGGCCACCTATTATATTTTAACCACTGCGGAAGCAAGTTCAAACTTATCCCGTTATGATGGGGTAAAATATGGATTCAGAAGTCCTAATACGACAGACTTAGAATCTATGTACAAAAAAACGCGAAGTGAAGGATTTGGGCATGAGGTAAAAACCAGAATAATGCTTGGCACTTTTGTATTAAGCGCCAGCTATTATGATGCATATTACACCAAGGCTCAAAAAGTAAGGAGGATGATAAGGGACGAAACGAAGAAAATCTTATCAAAATATGATTTTATCGTGTTACCTACCACACCCACTACAGCATTTAAGTTAGGAGAGCATAGTGAAGATCCTCTAGAGATGTATTTGGCTGATCTATTTACAGTTCAGTCATCTGTGAGCGGACTACCTACCATCTCAATTCCAAATGGAACAGATGAAGGTGGATTACCAATAGGTCTTCAGATAGTATCTGATGACTTTCAAGAAGACAAAATTCTAGCATTTTCTGAATATTTAATGAATCTTAATTGA
- a CDS encoding murein hydrolase activator EnvC family protein: MSLKSMSVSKLFFAVTLCVLFYGLTPALAQKSKAQLQKEKQDNLKKIEEAEKILAETTGKKQNTIGQLNALNQRIKTQEDLVSSIRKEIDLLNEEIEENNQIISALESDLTKLKEEYAAMIYAAYKANQGFSKLTFIFSAKSFNQLFMRLKYMEQYSDARKKQAEEIVKVQETLGAQITSIENKMEEKNTLLGEQLEESKSLTSLKQNQNKLVKNLQKQENKLKGDLEDRRKAVARLDKIINDIIKEELAKAKLAEKSDAEASIKLSNQFADNKSKLPWPVAGFVSQKFGRQNHPVLKSIVLNNTGIYIQTKENEKVKTVFTGEVKTVAFVPLIGNTVIVTHGGYFTVYAGLKDVFVKKGQQLTTGQEIGSILTNQEGVSELRFEIWKNSQATDPQQWLTRK; the protein is encoded by the coding sequence ATGTCCCTAAAAAGTATGAGCGTAAGTAAGCTATTCTTCGCCGTTACTCTTTGTGTTCTTTTCTATGGTTTAACGCCTGCACTGGCTCAAAAATCTAAAGCTCAGCTTCAAAAAGAAAAGCAAGATAACCTCAAGAAGATTGAGGAAGCAGAAAAGATTTTGGCTGAAACCACCGGTAAGAAGCAAAATACTATAGGTCAGTTAAATGCACTGAATCAACGTATTAAAACTCAGGAAGACCTCGTTAGCTCTATTAGAAAAGAAATAGATTTACTCAATGAGGAAATTGAGGAGAACAATCAAATCATTTCTGCTCTAGAGTCTGATCTCACGAAGCTAAAAGAAGAGTATGCTGCCATGATATATGCCGCTTATAAGGCCAATCAGGGATTTAGCAAGCTCACATTTATATTTTCCGCCAAGTCATTCAACCAACTTTTCATGCGCTTGAAATACATGGAGCAATACAGCGACGCCCGTAAAAAACAAGCCGAAGAAATAGTTAAGGTTCAAGAAACCCTTGGTGCCCAGATCACTTCTATTGAAAATAAAATGGAAGAAAAAAACACACTTTTAGGTGAGCAACTGGAAGAAAGCAAAAGCCTTACTAGCCTGAAGCAAAACCAGAACAAGTTGGTTAAAAACCTCCAGAAACAAGAAAACAAACTGAAAGGTGACCTGGAAGACAGAAGAAAGGCAGTAGCAAGACTCGATAAGATTATCAACGACATTATAAAAGAAGAGCTTGCAAAAGCTAAATTGGCTGAAAAGTCTGACGCTGAAGCCAGCATTAAACTTTCCAATCAGTTTGCTGATAATAAGTCAAAACTTCCATGGCCTGTGGCAGGTTTCGTCTCTCAAAAATTTGGTAGGCAAAACCACCCTGTTTTAAAAAGTATTGTATTAAATAACACTGGAATCTATATCCAGACAAAGGAGAATGAAAAAGTTAAGACAGTATTTACAGGTGAAGTAAAAACAGTAGCTTTCGTACCATTAATTGGTAATACAGTAATTGTTACACATGGGGGTTATTTCACTGTTTATGCGGGTCTAAAGGACGTATTCGTAAAAAAAGGTCAGCAGCTAACCACTGGCCAGGAGATAGGAAGCATCCTCACTAACCAGGAAGGAGTATCAGAACTTAGGTTTGAAATTTGGAAAAATTCACAAGCAACTGATCCTCAGCAATGGTTAACCCGTAAGTAA
- a CDS encoding Sec-independent protein translocase subunit TatA/TatB — protein MNSILAFMPGGWEWVVIILVVLIFFGAKKIPELARGLGRGIREFKDATNEIKRDIDDSSRRDEEYRRREEDRRRDEEYRRREDEARRKDIPQENAQ, from the coding sequence ATGAATAGCATTTTAGCATTTATGCCTGGGGGCTGGGAATGGGTTGTGATAATCCTAGTAGTACTAATATTCTTTGGTGCGAAAAAAATACCTGAATTAGCACGTGGCTTAGGTCGTGGTATCAGAGAATTCAAAGATGCTACTAACGAAATCAAAAGAGATATTGATGACTCTTCTAGAAGAGACGAGGAATACAGAAGAAGAGAAGAAGATAGAAGAAGAGACGAGGAATATAGGAGAAGAGAGGACGAGGCTAGAAGAAAAGACATTCCTCAGGAAAACGCCCAATAA